The Deltaproteobacteria bacterium genome segment TATCAGGGGATTCCTCCCGGTTCTGGGGCGTAATCCTGTTTCTTGGCTCGGGAAGCTGCTGGTCCATCTACACGGTGCTCTCGCGCCGGGCACACTCGCGCTGGAAGCCAAGCGATCTGGCTGCCTGGTCCACCTGGATCGGGGCGCTGGTTCTGCTTCCACTGGGATTGTGGAAGCCGCTGACGCAAGGCTGGCCCGATCCCTCGGTATCTCTCTGGGGCAAACTGGGTTACATGTCGATACTGAACACTGTCATCGCGTTCTTCATGTGGCAGAACGGCGTAGCCAGAATCGGTCCCGCCCGGAGCGGCGTCATGGTCTATCTCGTTCCGGTATTCACACTGATGCTTTCAGCCTTGGTGCTGGCCGAACGCCCATCGGCCCTGCAGCTTGCGGGTGGGGGACTCGCCATGGGAGGCGTTCTGTGGGCAAATCGCCGGGAACTTCTGGGGGGCTGGATCCGGTAAATGTTCAGACCGTTGCAAAGCCTCCATCGACCGATAGTGTCTGGCCCGTAATCCAGTCCGCCTGGCGGCTCGCCAGAAACACGATTGCCGCAGCGACATCACGCGGCTCGCCAAGCCGGCGGAGCGGGTAGAGCTTCGCCCACTGTGCCTCGGTGTCCGGCGTCAGAAACGAGGTCATCGGCGTTTTGATCGTACCGGGGCAAATCACGTTCACATTGAGCCAGTACCGGCCGCATTCCTTGGCAAAGGCGCGGGTAAAGGAAATGACACCTCCCTTGGCAGCTGAGTAGGCGACCATGGATTTTTCACCGATCCGGCCCGCATCAGAAGCAATATTGACAATTTTGCCATGTTTTTCCTTCTTGAGGTGCGGAAGTGCGGCCGACGACATGTTGATAGTCCCCAGCAGGCAAACGTCGATTTCGGCTTTCCAGTCAGCCGGGACGGAACTTTCGAGTTGGCCGCCTTTCAGGATACCAGCCACATTGCAAAGCACGTGCAGGCCCCCGAAATCCCTTGCCACAGCATCAGCCGCCTGACGGCAGCTTTCTATATCAGTCACGTCGCAGCCATAAGACCGTGTCTTGATACCCAGCGACGCCAGGCGATCGGCCGTCCCTTTAAGCCCTTCCGTGTTGCGGTCAACTAGCGCCAGCGACGCGCCCTCTTCGGCGAGCGCTATGGCTGTTTCCTGGCCAATACCCGATGCCGAACCCGTCACCATTGCGACGCGGCCATTGAGTCCCAAATCCATTTTGTTCTTCTCCCCTGCGTTACGGTTTGACGCACGCTAGCTAGCAGGGAGAAATGGAACAATACGGCCCGCAATCAGGCCGCCAGAAAACCGTGCGGCGTTTACTCAGGCTGCTGCCCGTGTTCCGAATACTTGGGTCATTCGCTGTATGCGGCCATACCGTCCCTGGATTACCTGTGCATAACGGCCAAGCGCCATCAGGGGGAACACCTGGCGGTAAAGGTGGTAGCGAATGTAAAAGTGGCCGGGGAACCCGGTCCCGGTGAATTCTTCTTCGTCCCAGGAGCCATCGCTGCGCTGATGATCCAGAAGCCACTGGATGCCGCGCTCGGCCTCAGGCGAATGGCCTTCTCCCGCAGCAATCAGGCCCATGACAGCCCAAGCCGTTTGGGAGGCGGAAGGTGAATTGGGAACATATTCACCTTTGGGATAGCTTGAACAGTCTTCACCCCAGCCGCCGGAGGTGTGCTGGGCCTTCTTCAGAAACTCCACCGCTCGCCGCACAGGTTCGGCCTTCATATTGTAGCCGACGCTCTCCAGACCACAGAGAACCGCCCACGTGCCGTAGAGATAGTTCACGCCCCAGCGGCCAAACCAGCTCCCGTTCTTCTCCTGCGACTTTTTCAGATAAACCACCGCCCGCCGGACCACAGGATCCGACAGATCGCGCCCGAATGATCCAAGCATTTCTACCACTCGACCAGTAAGGTCGGGAGTATTCGGGTCAAGCATCGCCTTGAGATCAGCGAACGGAATCTCGTTCAGGAGATCCCGGTTATTGTCCATGTCGAATGCGCCCCAGCCGCCATCCTTGCATTGCATGGTTTCGAGCCAGCCGATCGCACGATTCATCGTCCCCTGCTTGTCATCTTCGAACTGCGGGCTTTCCATCCGGACGGTCTGCATTCCCATCAGAACAGCCGCCGTGTCGTCACAGTCAGGGTAATAGCGGTTATGGAATTCGAACGACCAGCCACCAGGACGCCCTTTCCTGTTTTTCACCGACCAGTCGCCATAGGCTTTCAGTTCCTTGGAAATAAGCCAGTGCACAGCTTTCTGAAGTTGCGGGTGATCTGGCTTGAACCCCGATTCCCGTAGAGCCCACATGGAAAGTGCTGTGTCCCATACCGGCGAGACGCAGCTCTGAAGCCGGAACGAATCTTTCGTTTCAATCCCGAACCGGCACAGCGCACGCCAGCCATTTCGTGTCACCGGGTCATTGTTTGCATAGCCGCGGGCCTTCAGTGCCAGCAGCGAATAGGCCATCGCTGGAATAATCCCGCCCCAGTCGCCCTCTTCGTCTTGCCGGGAAAGAATCCACCTTTCACAGGCTTCCAATGCCTTTTCAGCAAACGGGACAAAACCGACCTTTTCGAACAGTTTCAGCACCCGGTCGATCATCAGAAAAAAGTTTTTCCACGAAGCGGGAGCCGACCAGTCCAGCTTCATCCGGTGGTCGACCTTGTCCGGTCCGCCTTCGACGTAAAGTTCATCAATGCGGATGTCACGTTTGGGTTTCATCACCGGCCGGTAATGCCAGAGCATCATGATCGGCACCACACAACTCCGGGCCCAGGAACTCATCTCGTAGATATTGAACGGGAACCATGTGGGGAAGAGCATGAACCATGCTGGTACCGAGGGTGTGCCCGCATAGTCGTAAAGCCCCATGAGAGCGAGGTGCATCCGGGTAAACACCCGCGATTTGGACACACCACCCATGGCTAGTGCCCGCTCACGAGCCTTTACCATGTGGGGAGCCTCGGGATTGTGGCCTGCCATTTTCAGGGCGACATAGCATTCAACAGTGGCCGACAGCTCTGAGGGGCCTCCCTGATATATTGACCAGCCGCCGTCCTCGTTCTGGAGGCGCATGATGTCGTTGCAGGCCTTGCGCTCAAGTTCCGGATCATGCCGGTCGAGCATGTGCATGAGGTAGATGAACTCGGAATTGATGGTGGAATTGGCTTCCAGTTCGGCCCACCAGTAGCCGTCCTTCTCGTTCTGAATTCCGAGAAGGAACTCCTGGCCGTCGCGCACCCCGCTCGACAGTTTTTCCTCGATTTCATGCCGCTGAGAGCGGACCGAGGGTGACTTTTTCCAGAGGTTTGACAGGCCCGGACGGGAACCCCAGTTAGGTTCGACCGGCAGGCGGATACCGGGTTCACTATTCATACGTTAAGTAATGTCCCCTGATAATTCTCCGGTCCCCGTTGAAAACAGGAACGGACGCCTTTGCACAAGACTCCATATCCTTGCCGGGCCCAGAAAGCTGACTAACTGATAAGTCAGTTAGCGAAACCCAAGGCTAACGAACCGGAAGCAATGTGTCAATATGGCTATAACTAGCTGTAATTATAAAGGAATAACGCCAAAAAGGGATCGGCGCCAACGGCACTAGTTACTGTTTTCTTGGGTGTTTTCCAGTTCCTGCTCCTCAAGCCCTACCGTGAGGGTCGCGAGGTTTCCGATCCAGTCAAGTACAGCGAGGCTTTCGGGCGTGAGAATCGGTGTGGCAGAAACGATCTCTCCTGTCGAGAGCGGCTCCAGGCAGATCTTCTGGAACTGGGCACCCCGGGCATTCAGGTTCTCGCGAGCCGAGCGGGTTCCATGGCTGCGGAAGAAGGCACCGATGGAGCGGTGTCCAATCCGGTACAAAACCGGCTCGATAACGAATTCATTCAACCGGTCTGCCGTCGGGATTCCCTCCTGAATGACCACGGACGTAACCGGTGCCCTGCCCTTGGTAACATGCATGGAGTTGCGCTGCTTGCGGTTCAACCTCAACAGCTCATCTCCGCTTTCGGCTTCCATTACCGACATGCCGTATGTGCCTGCGTCCGACTTTACAACGACATAGGGATGGTATCCGGTCTTTCGGGCTTCGTAGACGCGGGTCAAGTCCGCCACCATGCGGTCCGCTTCGGCAGCCACCTGATCCATGCCGGTACCGGTAAGAAAGTTGATGCCTGTAACCAGCCGCGTCTCGACCGTGAGCGAAAACGGCTCCACGCCGGTAACATCGGCAAACTCCCGGGCAAGCTGGTTATAGATTTCAAATGACCGGTGCTTCGATCTCTGGTGCCACCCAAGACCCGTTTTCGGCAATATGGGCTGCGATATCTGCAACAGCTCGGGCGGAGGGCCCCCCAGAAGATCGTGGTTGAGAATCACGGCATCCGGTATGCCCGACGAACTGGCCAGTTTCCCGTCCAAAACGCGCCCCCTTTCGAGCACCAGCGTTCTGCCTTCGGGTAGCTCCACCGGAACGCGGTCAACCGTCTGCTCCGGATGCAGGCTCACGACTGTCGTTGGATAGCCCGCCTGAGCGAGCATTTGCTGAAGCGCATAAAGGTTCTCAATGTATCCGACATTGACCGTATGAAACTCGGGAACCAGGGCGAGAGAACGGGCCCCTGGCAGGCGGCGGGACAGGGTTTCACGGAAGGCGCGCACTCCACGATCGAAATCCTCTGGACAAAGCAGTGAAAATCCTGCCGGGAAGCAATTGATATCAACCGGCGCGATTTTCGGACCCGAATGACGGATATCCATGCTGACAGTGAACGGCTCTGGGACTCCACGTGAACGGGCTATCCACCAGTCATCAAGTGGCTTTTTCCGTTCCACCAGTCTTGCGGCGATTTCGGAGATCATGTGCTCTCCCGTTCCAAGATGCAGGCGACCCAGCCGGGCGGGTGTTACTGGAAATGCCGCACAGCCAAACTCATCCTGCCCCTACGGTACTGGCCTTTACAAAGGGCGTTGGAACCACCTCGGCCGGCATCCATTGGCCCCGGATTTCAATTTCAAAAACCACGCCTGTACGCGCCTGCGACGCAGGTAGATAGCAGAGTCCTATCGATTTGTCGGTGGTTGGCGTCTTGGTCCCACTCCGGACCTCGCCTGACTCCCCCAGGTAAGTACGCACCTTGTAGTGCTGCCGCGCAATGCCATTACCCTTGAACTCAAATCCGATCAGTTTTTTCCCCACGCCTGCCTGTTTCTGGTTCCACAAACACTCGCGACCGATAAAATCGTGCGTCAATTTCACTGCCCACCCCAGGCCAGCCTCCAGTGGTGTATCCTGCGGTGTAATGTCGTTTCCGTGGAGCGGATATTTCATTTCCAGCCGGAGTGTATCCCGCGCTCCAAGACCGGCGGGGCTCACTTCACGGTTCGACAGCAGCAAATCCCACAATTCCGGTCCAAACCGGCTTTCGACATACAGCTCAAAACCATCCTCGCCCGTATAGCCAGACCGTGAAATGAGGACGGGATGTCCGCCCATTTCTCCGGACACCGCGTGCATATAGAGAAGCTTTGCCAGGTCGGTTCGGGTATGCCGGGAAAGCACTTCGACCGCCCTAGGTCCCTGAAGCGCAAGCTGCGCCCAAGCCTCGGACACAAAAGCCGGATCACAGATATTTTTCGTGTGGTCCCGTATCCAGTCATAGTCAACAAACTGATTGCCGGCGTTCACGACAGCGAAATAGTGCGTATCGCCAAGACGGTAAACGATAACATCGTCGATGATCCCGCCTTCGGGGTTGCAGAGCAGCGTGTACTGGGCCTGACCCACCGCCAATTTTGATGCGTCATTGGTAAAAACCCGCTGGCAGGCCTCCAGTGCGCGAGGACCGCGAAAATCGATTTCTCCCATATGCGACACATCGAACAGTCCCGCTGAGCCACGCACTGCTTTATGCTCGGCGATCACTCCCTGATACTGGACCGGCATTTCCCAGCCAGCGAACGGCACCATACGGGCACCCAGAGCGACATGTCTTTCAAACAACGGAGTTCGACGAAGTGTGTCGGTCATGGATTTCCTGTAATTAGCGGTTCTTTCCAACCGTGCGCTCGGCGGCAATCAGGGTGTTTTCCATCAGCTTGGCAATAGTCATGGGCCCCACGCCGCCGGGCACCGGCGTAATGAAACCGGCCCGCTGACTGGCGGCACCGAATTCCACGTCACCCACGAGCTTTCCGCCAGGCAAACGGTTGATACCTACGTCGATAACAACCGCTCCCTCGCGGATCCAGTCGCCTTTCACAAATTCTGCCCTGCCAACGGCCGCTACAACCAGACCAGCTCTCCGCACCGATTCGGGCAGGTTTCTGGTTCTGGAATGGCAGATGGTAACCGTGGCGTTCTGCTCCAGCAGCATGAGAGCAACGGGCTTTCCCACGATATTGCTTCGCCCGATCACCACCGCTTCCTCACCCTCTATCCTGATGCCAGTCGACCGGATGAGATCAAGGCAGCCTGACGGGGTGCACGGGCGAAAACCCTCCAGTCCAGATGCCAGAGCGCCCACGTTCATGGGATGAAAACCATCTACATCTTTCCGGGGATCAATACGTAGTAAAACCGCACGCTCATCGACCTGTTTGGGAAGCGGAAGCTGCACCAGAATGCCGTGAATATCCGGCCGGGCATTCAGGGAGTCTACCACCTTTAGGAGTTCTTCCTGTGTTACCGTTCCAGGCAGGTCAATCTGTTCGGAATGAAAACCGGCCTCCGCCGCCGCCTTGCCCTTGTTCCGGACATAAACCTGGGAAGCCGGATCGCTTCCAGCGAGCACGACGGCGAGGCCTGGGCGGACCCCGTGTGTACGTTCCAGTTCGCCAGCCAGAACGGCAATACCCTTGCGAAGAGTGGCTGCGATCTCTTTTCCGTCGATAATTTGCGCGGCCATGCGGAAGGTATGTATCCGGGCCGTACCCTGAAGGGCAATTCAGGAAATAAGGGGTCAGCTGGGAAGCGACTTCAGCTGCTTGATAAGCGCCTGGCAGTCGCCAAAAAGCTGTCCGATCTTCCCCGGCTTGGCGAGTTTGACCGCGAGGAAGATCTTGTCATCAAGTTGATAGAAGAGAATCCCGCCCCTGTCGGCCAGGACCACCATCGAAAAAAGCCGGTTACAGTCGAGCTCGCTCACAATCGTCGGCGCGGCAGCCGACACCGCCGACACCATGCCCCCCAGCTTCAGATCCAGCTCGCCGGATTCGTCTTTCGGATAGGAATGAATCACCACCCCATCGTCCGACACGAGGCTGATTGCACCGACCAGCGGACGCTCTTCGACAAACTTCTTGAAGATTCCCGAGATCACTTCGAAGTTCGCCGAGACGATATCATCCAGACTCATAACGCGGGAATCCTTACCTGCATGCGGAAATTATTGCGATAATGCCCCGGCAGGACCGGAAAGTAAAGCCCTAACATTATCAGGGGGTTGCGGGTTTTTTCGGCGGGGGGGGCGGATCGCCTGCCCTGCGCATGAGCAGGGCCGTGACAATCGTAACCTGCAGTGCGGCCGGGTTAGTGGTTTGTCCGGATGCGGTTCCAAGCACGCGGCCTGTTTTATCCACCACGATGTAGTGAGGAGCAAGCTTCGGGTCCGTTCCGAGCACTCCGGCCACGACACCATCCAGATCAAACATCACCGGCCGCTCATAATGCCGGTTCTCCAATAACTTGCCCAGGTCTTCCGGCTTGCCCGTAACCAGATACAGAAGCTTGGCATTCGCCTTGATGATGGCGTTTGCCAATGCCCGGTTCGATCCCGCCGCCCGGTCGCACAGGTCGCAATCTTCGGTCTCGATAATCAGAACCAACGCCTCAACGCCCGGATCTTTCAGGAATGACCGGATCGTTCCCATCCCGGTCACCCCATTTATCAGTACCGGGAGCTCCGTATCGAGTGCGATGCCGGCCGCGCCGACGACGCTCGCCACTGGCCTGGCAACTGCCATCGGGACGGTTGTCAGTAGTATCGCCAGCACAGTGGCTGCGATACTGAATGCGGATCCAAACCGGACCATCTTCCGAAAAACTCCATCCGTTTTCATGACAAACCGGTTATAACGCCTGTCGAAAGAGAGTTGAAGTGATGCCACATTTCATCCTGATAGGTCGCGATGGCCCGGACGCACTTGAGCGGCGGCTTAAGGCGCGTGACGAGCATCTGGCCGGTCTCAGGGAACTCGAAAAAGCAGGTAAACTCGTCGTCGCCGGTCCCATCCGGAATGGCGACAAGCCGGTGGGGACCGTTGCCATTTTTGAAAGCGACAGCCTGGAAACGGCTCGCTCACTCATGGACCGGGATCCGTATGTGCGCGAAGGTGTATTCGAATCCTGGTCGGTTGAGCCGTACTTGGTGGTTCTGCCGAAACGGGAATAGTGTTTTATACCCCCGGAAACATCCGTCCGTTTTCCTTAACCAGTACAATGCCCCAGTAGATGATAATTCCGATCAGCACGATAAGGATCCAGTGAAGTCTTTTCAGCTTGTGCTGATAAAGCAGCAATGCCGCGTCACGGTCAGCGGCGGGAACAAGTCCCTTCGCAATCCGGATGTATTTCATTCCGAGAGCGAACATGGCCATCGACATAAGCATCACGTACAAAAACACGAAACCGAGTTTGATGCCCAGCACCGGACCCACCTGGCGGAAATAATCCAGCCCATAGGCAGCCTTGTATTTGAGCAGGTTCACCACTCCGCTCATAAACATGAACAGCATCAAATACCCGTTGATATTGATAAAAAGCCGCACCGTTTCGACCTTGCGGTCAAGAAACTCTTCCTCGTTTGGGAGTTTTGAGGCCAACGGCAGGTAAAAAAACACAAAAAACGCCATACCGCCCAGCGACAGTGCCGTGGACGCGAGATGCACCCACAGGGCTAGCGTATCAAAATCAATGTAGGCCTTCATGCGTTCCCGGCCGGAGCGGGTGGCTTTACTGCCACCGGCCGCCGCGCCGAGCGCTCCCTAGCCTGTCCGGAGTCTGGTGTCGAGCAGTTCCAGAAAGAGGTCCGTGGCGGCCGGATCATAAAGTGAACCCCTTCCGTCCACATAGTGTTCCTTGATCATTTCCGTAGTCCATGCCTGCTTGTAACTGCGGACAGTAGCGAGAGCGTCATATACCTCCACCATGATCAGGATATGGCCCGCCAGGGAGATATCGGAGCCACCGAGGCCCCTTGGATAACCGGAGCCATCGTACCGCTCGTGATGCTCGTAGACATATCGCCGTTCCTCCGCGAGGGATGGCACCTGGGCGAGAATCTGGTCGCCAATGGCCGGGTGCTGCCGGATCTGGTCTCTTTCGTCTTTCGTCAGCGGACCGCCCTTCTGCAGCACATAATCGCTGATGCCAAGCTTGCCGATGTCATGAAGAATGCAGGCGACCTCCAGCTTGGCTTTGCTGCGCGCATCCATGTCGGTCATGTCGGCCAGCATGCGGCTATATCTCGCCACCCGTTCTGCGTGCCCGCCTGTGTATTTATCGCGGGCTTCCAGTGCCTTGGCGAGCGTGCGGATCGTGGAGAGATAGTTTTCTTCCAGGTCACGGTACAGGCGGGCGTTCTCGATTGCGAGCGAGGCATTTGATGCCAGCAACTCCGCCGCCGACCACTCGCCGGAACCAAACGGGCGGCTTGCGTCGTTTCGTATCAGGGCAAGAAAACCGCTCAGGTTTCCGTGCCGAACGAGCGGGACCACCAGCGCGGTTCCGCCATTTTCCAGTTCCGTGAGTGGCGATCCTTCGAGCGAAAGCCGGTGCTCTCCACGGTCGATCTGGCTGTTCAGCGATGCATGAAGCGACGTCCGCTCCTCCACGGAAAGATTGCCCACCCGGTCACGTTCAGCCGACGCAAGACCAAGCGCACAGGTAATCCGGAACTCGGGAGGCATCCGGCGCTCATCGATCAGCGCAATATAGCCCTTGTCAGCCGACAGGGTTTTCAGTGCCGAGTTCAACACCAGATCCAGGAGTTGCGGCAGCTTGTTACCATCTCCCATCGACTCGGCGACCTGGTGAATCTGGACAATACGTTCAAGCTGATCGACCTGTCGGACCAGCCGCCTTTTCTCCAGACATCTTTCGACCGTTGTCTCCAGCAGCAGCAGGTTTACCGGCTTCTGGAGAAAATCGGTTGCTCCGAGATGGAATGCCTCTATGACGTTTTCAATCGATGCGTACCCGGTAAGAACCATAATATCGAGAACAGGAAACGCCGGATGCACTTTCCGGATTACATCAAGACCGGATGTATCGCCGAGATACAGATCGCAGATCAAAAGATCCACAGGCCGGTCCTTGAGAATCCGGTACAGCGCTTCTGGATCACCCGCCAGTGCAACGTCATAGTTCCGGGACTGGAGAAACATCCCCAGAAGGTCACGAACTGATGGTTCGTCATCCAGAATGGCCACACGGCCCTTGTAGCCCGAGAGATTCAATTCGCTATCCAAAAATGCTTCGGCGGTCGGTTAAAGCCCACTTTAAATGACTGTCACAGATTTGGGTAGGTTGTCACTGAAACGAAAGGCAGCAAGACAATGCCGCACCTGGTCATGCCATTGGCACAACCGGCAATTCTGGTGCAAACGGCATTACTTCCGGATCCTTCGGTGCAGATGGCGGCCTCAGGCGCTCGGCCAGATCGGCAAAATAGACACCCTCGATAACACCAAAAATCACCGTCCCCAGCGATGCAGTCGGAGCCAGAACCAGCTGGGTCAGCAAAAAGAGCAGAACCCCGGCCGGCACCCACCCCGTTATTGCGTCCAAAAGCGGCTGAATAAGCGCAAGAATAGCCAGGTTGGCCACCATGGTGACCCCAAGCCCTGTCAGAAAAAGCAGGCTGTATCGCATCCAGTGAGCCGACCAGAAAGTCTGGCCAGTCCGGTTCCTCATAATGCGCCAGCTTTCCCGGCAGGCACCTGCAGCAGTCCCGTAGCCAGCCACTAAGGCAGCCACCGCCACGCCCAAACGGCCAAATACATAAAACGACGCCACAAGAACCACCGGAAACAGCACCATCCCGGCCAGAATCATTCCCACAAGACGAAAAAGCGTGGAGACGCCAAGCTCCGGTGGGATTACGAAACTGAGCGCATATATACCCGTCATCAGGGCTACTGCCGATCCTATGGCTGCCGCAGCAAACGCCAGAGCCCGGTAGAAATCGGCGGCTATTATCCGCCACCAGACCAGCTGGTCAGCA includes the following:
- a CDS encoding SDR family oxidoreductase, giving the protein MDLGLNGRVAMVTGSASGIGQETAIALAEEGASLALVDRNTEGLKGTADRLASLGIKTRSYGCDVTDIESCRQAADAVARDFGGLHVLCNVAGILKGGQLESSVPADWKAEIDVCLLGTINMSSAALPHLKKEKHGKIVNIASDAGRIGEKSMVAYSAAKGGVISFTRAFAKECGRYWLNVNVICPGTIKTPMTSFLTPDTEAQWAKLYPLRRLGEPRDVAAAIVFLASRQADWITGQTLSVDGGFATV
- the shc gene encoding squalene--hopene cyclase; the protein is MNSEPGIRLPVEPNWGSRPGLSNLWKKSPSVRSQRHEIEEKLSSGVRDGQEFLLGIQNEKDGYWWAELEANSTINSEFIYLMHMLDRHDPELERKACNDIMRLQNEDGGWSIYQGGPSELSATVECYVALKMAGHNPEAPHMVKARERALAMGGVSKSRVFTRMHLALMGLYDYAGTPSVPAWFMLFPTWFPFNIYEMSSWARSCVVPIMMLWHYRPVMKPKRDIRIDELYVEGGPDKVDHRMKLDWSAPASWKNFFLMIDRVLKLFEKVGFVPFAEKALEACERWILSRQDEEGDWGGIIPAMAYSLLALKARGYANNDPVTRNGWRALCRFGIETKDSFRLQSCVSPVWDTALSMWALRESGFKPDHPQLQKAVHWLISKELKAYGDWSVKNRKGRPGGWSFEFHNRYYPDCDDTAAVLMGMQTVRMESPQFEDDKQGTMNRAIGWLETMQCKDGGWGAFDMDNNRDLLNEIPFADLKAMLDPNTPDLTGRVVEMLGSFGRDLSDPVVRRAVVYLKKSQEKNGSWFGRWGVNYLYGTWAVLCGLESVGYNMKAEPVRRAVEFLKKAQHTSGGWGEDCSSYPKGEYVPNSPSASQTAWAVMGLIAAGEGHSPEAERGIQWLLDHQRSDGSWDEEEFTGTGFPGHFYIRYHLYRQVFPLMALGRYAQVIQGRYGRIQRMTQVFGTRAAA
- the gshA gene encoding glutamate--cysteine ligase, coding for MISEIAARLVERKKPLDDWWIARSRGVPEPFTVSMDIRHSGPKIAPVDINCFPAGFSLLCPEDFDRGVRAFRETLSRRLPGARSLALVPEFHTVNVGYIENLYALQQMLAQAGYPTTVVSLHPEQTVDRVPVELPEGRTLVLERGRVLDGKLASSSGIPDAVILNHDLLGGPPPELLQISQPILPKTGLGWHQRSKHRSFEIYNQLAREFADVTGVEPFSLTVETRLVTGINFLTGTGMDQVAAEADRMVADLTRVYEARKTGYHPYVVVKSDAGTYGMSVMEAESGDELLRLNRKQRNSMHVTKGRAPVTSVVIQEGIPTADRLNEFVIEPVLYRIGHRSIGAFFRSHGTRSARENLNARGAQFQKICLEPLSTGEIVSATPILTPESLAVLDWIGNLATLTVGLEEQELENTQENSN
- the gcvT gene encoding glycine cleavage system aminomethyltransferase GcvT — encoded protein: MTDTLRRTPLFERHVALGARMVPFAGWEMPVQYQGVIAEHKAVRGSAGLFDVSHMGEIDFRGPRALEACQRVFTNDASKLAVGQAQYTLLCNPEGGIIDDVIVYRLGDTHYFAVVNAGNQFVDYDWIRDHTKNICDPAFVSEAWAQLALQGPRAVEVLSRHTRTDLAKLLYMHAVSGEMGGHPVLISRSGYTGEDGFELYVESRFGPELWDLLLSNREVSPAGLGARDTLRLEMKYPLHGNDITPQDTPLEAGLGWAVKLTHDFIGRECLWNQKQAGVGKKLIGFEFKGNGIARQHYKVRTYLGESGEVRSGTKTPTTDKSIGLCYLPASQARTGVVFEIEIRGQWMPAEVVPTPFVKASTVGAG
- the folD gene encoding bifunctional methylenetetrahydrofolate dehydrogenase/methenyltetrahydrofolate cyclohydrolase FolD — its product is MAAQIIDGKEIAATLRKGIAVLAGELERTHGVRPGLAVVLAGSDPASQVYVRNKGKAAAEAGFHSEQIDLPGTVTQEELLKVVDSLNARPDIHGILVQLPLPKQVDERAVLLRIDPRKDVDGFHPMNVGALASGLEGFRPCTPSGCLDLIRSTGIRIEGEEAVVIGRSNIVGKPVALMLLEQNATVTICHSRTRNLPESVRRAGLVVAAVGRAEFVKGDWIREGAVVIDVGINRLPGGKLVGDVEFGAASQRAGFITPVPGGVGPMTIAKLMENTLIAAERTVGKNR
- a CDS encoding roadblock/LC7 domain-containing protein, encoding MSLDDIVSANFEVISGIFKKFVEERPLVGAISLVSDDGVVIHSYPKDESGELDLKLGGMVSAVSAAAPTIVSELDCNRLFSMVVLADRGGILFYQLDDKIFLAVKLAKPGKIGQLFGDCQALIKQLKSLPS
- a CDS encoding redoxin domain-containing protein — its product is MVRFGSAFSIAATVLAILLTTVPMAVARPVASVVGAAGIALDTELPVLINGVTGMGTIRSFLKDPGVEALVLIIETEDCDLCDRAAGSNRALANAIIKANAKLLYLVTGKPEDLGKLLENRHYERPVMFDLDGVVAGVLGTDPKLAPHYIVVDKTGRVLGTASGQTTNPAALQVTIVTALLMRRAGDPPPPPKKPATP
- a CDS encoding response regulator; translated protein: MDSELNLSGYKGRVAILDDEPSVRDLLGMFLQSRNYDVALAGDPEALYRILKDRPVDLLICDLYLGDTSGLDVIRKVHPAFPVLDIMVLTGYASIENVIEAFHLGATDFLQKPVNLLLLETTVERCLEKRRLVRQVDQLERIVQIHQVAESMGDGNKLPQLLDLVLNSALKTLSADKGYIALIDERRMPPEFRITCALGLASAERDRVGNLSVEERTSLHASLNSQIDRGEHRLSLEGSPLTELENGGTALVVPLVRHGNLSGFLALIRNDASRPFGSGEWSAAELLASNASLAIENARLYRDLEENYLSTIRTLAKALEARDKYTGGHAERVARYSRMLADMTDMDARSKAKLEVACILHDIGKLGISDYVLQKGGPLTKDERDQIRQHPAIGDQILAQVPSLAEERRYVYEHHERYDGSGYPRGLGGSDISLAGHILIMVEVYDALATVRSYKQAWTTEMIKEHYVDGRGSLYDPAATDLFLELLDTRLRTG